Proteins from one Mercurialis annua linkage group LG7, ddMerAnnu1.2, whole genome shotgun sequence genomic window:
- the LOC126655473 gene encoding uncharacterized protein LOC126655473, whose protein sequence is MTSPNISLLIWCDGRIVSSPCGIEYHGGRPVNMALSERMSFEELQNICRRAVSTDGEVEISKIYFRLPRIVGGAIRSYSLFSVENNEHVFGILNEVVRYPQLEILELYVEYEAVVRNKTLLDQLVLCDSSGSDRGSGEEEEEEEEDFYDSNEEDVEEDLGADSQYESQLPEHVRTADLCDFDVAPEDDEKIMWDPGMEFRVGMVFPNRDAVRACATTYSVGVGREFKGRRTTNSTIVLACRQNPVCKWWLRATLLQATQTWTLTKYIGPHTCNQLLPDPNHRNFGSVAIADYIKGQVKLQRDIRIDTLRAGIWQQLGVRPPYKRTWNAKEKAIADVYGGWYESFGMVHKFMNEMMHVNPGSFWDAEGAEVYTDGILQPKVVTFIRMFWTFKPTIEGFRFCKPVLFVDGTHLYGKYKMTLLIASAIDGNSHIMPLAFALVESESTASYEYFFEHLREHVICERKVAIISDRHAGILSVLKRPEWAGVAHKFCIRHFCSNFQTKFRNKVLKKLADKAGRAYQKHKYKRYMTAIEVRSPEAYAWLTKQEKRPKEKWTRVYDKKGQRHNVMTTNYAESVNATLKNIRGLPITSMLEAIFARMVKMFDTRWKTYEELIATNVHYTPICIQLLKQRGEKARFHTSQTYDRSTMTCKVETRKNGSNGRGGNTHTVNLQHKKCTCGKFQQFKLPCSHAMAVCAKEKLNPLEFVHWHYQTKFAIQCWNTPFKVLRAGTYWKKSGVDEPHFIPNPEWRRKRGRPVNQRFRNEMDQEYREDPSPNWCSRCCRRGHNANDCTNPIRS, encoded by the exons atgacgAGTCCAAATATATCTTTGTTGATATGGTGTGATGGCCGTATTGTGAGTTCTCCGTGTGGAATAGAATACCACGGGGGTCGTCCGGTTAATATGGCGCTTAGCGAGAGAATGAGTTTCGAGgaattacaaaatatttgtaGAAGAGCAGTTTCTACCGACGGGGAagtagaaatttcaaaaatctacTTCCGGCTTCCAAGAATAGTTGGGGGTGCGATACGCTCGTACTCGTTGTTTTCCGTGGAGAATAACGAGCATGTGTTTGGAATTTTGAACGAGGTCGTGCGGTATCCGCAACTCGAGATTTTGGAATTGTACGTGGAATACGAGGCCGTGGTTCGCAACAAGACTTTACTAGATCAGTTGGTCTTATGTGATTCAAGCGGGTCTGATAGGGGTAGTggtgaagaggaagaagaggaagaagaggattTCTACGACAGCAACGAAGAGGATGTCGAGGAAGACTTAGGAGCAGATTCACAATATGAGTCGCAACTTCCTGAGCATGTAAGAACGGCGGATCTTTGCGACTTTGACGTCGCCCCGGAGGATGATGAAAAGATTATGTGGGATCCTGGGATGGAATTCCGAGTAGGGATGGTATTCCCAAATCGCGATGCCGTCCGAGCTTGTGCGACTACTTATTCGGTCGGGGTGGGAAGAGAGTTCAAGGGTCGCCGGACTACCAACTCGACAATAGTGTTGGCTTGCAGGCAGAACCCTGTATGTAAATGGTGGCTGCGCGCTACACTTCTGCAAGCAACTCAGACGTGGACGTTGACAAAATATATTGGCCCGCACACGTGCAATCAGCTGTTACCTGATCCAAACCATCGGAATTTTGGGTCTGTTGCAATCGCAGACTATATCAAGGGTCAAGTAAAGCTGCAACGTGATATACGGATCGATACCCTCAGAGCTGGAATTTGGCAACAACTTGGAGTTAGGCCTCCGTATAAACGAACCTGGAATGCAAAGGAAAAGGCAATAGCTGATGTTTACGGTGGCTGGTATGAATCATTTGGTATGGTTCACAAGTTCATGAACGAGATGATGCATGTCAACCCTGGATCTTTCTGGGATGCAGAAG GCGCCGAGGTGTACACCGACGGGATCCTTCAGCCGAAAGTCGTAACGTTCATCCGAATGTTCTGGACTTTCAAACCGACAATTGAAGGGTTTCGTTTTTGCAAGCCAGTTTTGTTCGTCGACGGTACTCATTTGTATGGCAAATACAAAATGACCTTGTTGATCGCGTCGGCAATCGATGGGAACAGTCACATCATGCCACTGGCATTTGCACTTGTTGAATCTGAAAGTACTGCCAGTTATGAGTACTTTTTTGAACATTTGCGTGAGCACGTGATTTGCGAAAGGAAAGTGGCCATTATATCTGATCGGCACGCTGGAATATTGTCGGTTCTGAAGCGTCCTGAATGGGCCGGTGTCGCCCACAAGTTTTGCATCAGACATTTCTGTAGTAATTTTCAGACCAAGTTTAGGAACAAGGTTTTGAAGAAGCTGGCAGATAAAGCAG GCCGAGCATATCAGAAGCACAAGTATAAACGCTACATGACAGCGATCGAGGTTAGAAGCCCAGAAGCGTATGCATGGCTGACTAAGCAAGAAAAGCGGCCTAAAGAAAAGTGGACAAGGGTGTATGACAAAAAAGGGCAACGGCACAATGTGATGACAACTAACTATGCTGAGTCTGTCAACGCGACACTGAAGAATATAAGGGGGCTTCCGATCACATCAATGCTTGAGGCAATTTTTGCTCGGATGGTGAAAATGTTCGACACGCGTTGGAAGACGTATGAGGAGTTGATTGCTACAAACGTTCACTACACCCCAATATGCATCCAACTACTGAAGCAGAGGGGGGAGAAGGCCCGTTTTCATACAAGTCAGACGTACGACCGTTCTACGATGACATGCAAAGTGGAAACTAGGAAGAACGGCTCAAATGGGAGAGGAGGAAATACCCATACGGTAAACCTTCAGCATAAGAAATGCACGTGCGGTAAATTCCAGCAATTTAAGTTGCCCTGCTCTCATGCTATGGCCGTTTGTGCAAAGGAGAAGCTGAACCCTCTTGAGTTTGTGCATTGGCATTACCAGACCAAGTTTGCAATTCAATGCTGGAACACTCCATTTAAAGTGTTACGTGCCGGCACATACTGGAAGAAGTCCGGCGTAGACGAACCCCACTTCATTCCAAACCCTGAATGGCGTCGAAAAAGAGGGCGTCCAGTCAACCAGCGCTTCAGGAACGAGATGGATCAGGAATACAGGGAAGATCCGAGTCCTAACTGGTGTAGTAGATGTTGTCGCCGGGGTCACAATGCAAATGATTGTACCAATCCTATCCGATCCTAA